The following are encoded together in the Lactuca sativa cultivar Salinas chromosome 1, Lsat_Salinas_v11, whole genome shotgun sequence genome:
- the LOC111911828 gene encoding uncharacterized protein LOC111911828 isoform X2: MIVSIATFLCIFLILQPWCIATSVGDILAPLLSPIFDACNDVKCGQGTCKPSGNSTIPFECECSPGWKQMAVTDDDNSLKFLPCVIPNCTMNYSCSKAPSPVQEKENRGNESIFDVCRWTDCGGGKCETTSLFTHKCECDEGYHNLLNLTFSPCFKECSLGMDCKDLGLGFGNKSPPAPPPSLSDDRSNQGNYRLERSFNLLIFVFTLLAI, from the exons ATGATTGTTTCAATCGCTACTTTCCTTTGCATCTTTCTTATTTTGCAGCCATGGTGTATCGCCACAAGCGTCGGCGATATTCTTGCTCCGCTTCTCTCTCCGATCTTTG ATGCATGCAATGATGTGAAATGTGGTCAGGGAACCTGCAAGCCTTCGGGTAACAGCACTATCCCATTTGAATGTGAATGCTCACCTGGGTGGAAGCAAATGGCTGTTACTGATGATGACAACTCTTTGAAATTTCTCCCTTGTGTCATCCCAAATT GCACAATGAATTATTCATGTTCGAAAGCTCCATCTCCTGTGCAAGAAAAGGAGAACCGAGGAAATGAATCAATCTTTGATG TGTGTAGGTGGACCGATTGTGGAGGAGGAAAATGTGAGACAACATCTCTCTTCACCCATAAATGCGAATGTGACGAGGGTTATCATAATCTTCTCAACTTAACCTTTTCTCCTTGCTTTAAAGAAT GTTCACTCGGAATGGACTGTAAGGACCTTGGACTTGGATTTGGGAACAAATCACCCCCTGCTCCCCCTCCAAGTTTGTCAGATGATCGTTCAAATCAAG GTAATTATAGGCTTGAACGTAGCTTCAACTTGTTGATATTTGTGTTTACCCTATTGGCTATTTAA
- the LOC111911828 gene encoding uncharacterized protein LOC111911828 isoform X1, translated as MIVSIATFLCIFLILQPWCIATSVGDILAPLLSPIFEDACNDVKCGQGTCKPSGNSTIPFECECSPGWKQMAVTDDDNSLKFLPCVIPNCTMNYSCSKAPSPVQEKENRGNESIFDVCRWTDCGGGKCETTSLFTHKCECDEGYHNLLNLTFSPCFKECSLGMDCKDLGLGFGNKSPPAPPPSLSDDRSNQGNYRLERSFNLLIFVFTLLAI; from the exons ATGATTGTTTCAATCGCTACTTTCCTTTGCATCTTTCTTATTTTGCAGCCATGGTGTATCGCCACAAGCGTCGGCGATATTCTTGCTCCGCTTCTCTCTCCGATCTTTG AAGATGCATGCAATGATGTGAAATGTGGTCAGGGAACCTGCAAGCCTTCGGGTAACAGCACTATCCCATTTGAATGTGAATGCTCACCTGGGTGGAAGCAAATGGCTGTTACTGATGATGACAACTCTTTGAAATTTCTCCCTTGTGTCATCCCAAATT GCACAATGAATTATTCATGTTCGAAAGCTCCATCTCCTGTGCAAGAAAAGGAGAACCGAGGAAATGAATCAATCTTTGATG TGTGTAGGTGGACCGATTGTGGAGGAGGAAAATGTGAGACAACATCTCTCTTCACCCATAAATGCGAATGTGACGAGGGTTATCATAATCTTCTCAACTTAACCTTTTCTCCTTGCTTTAAAGAAT GTTCACTCGGAATGGACTGTAAGGACCTTGGACTTGGATTTGGGAACAAATCACCCCCTGCTCCCCCTCCAAGTTTGTCAGATGATCGTTCAAATCAAG GTAATTATAGGCTTGAACGTAGCTTCAACTTGTTGATATTTGTGTTTACCCTATTGGCTATTTAA
- the LOC111911837 gene encoding NAD(P)H-quinone oxidoreductase subunit M, chloroplastic — protein sequence MAAALSSMASMVGWKPMNKTETLFPRKRSKNGFSVCAQQQEVQESTSIQQEEVKEEKPVVKGVTQPRPVEPQVNVQSKNMGREYGGQWLSSTTRHVRIFAAYIDPETCAFDQTQMDKLTLILDPTDEFVWTPETCNMVYSYFQELVDHYEGAPLTEYTLRLIGSDIEHYIRKLLYEGHIQYNMNARVLNFSMGKPRIGFSYNEYQVEDVNK from the exons atGGCAGCAGCTTTATCGTCAATGGCTTCCATGGTGGGGTGGAAACCCATGAACAAAACAGAAACCTTATTCCCCAGAAAACGAAGCAAAAATGGCTTCTCGGTGTGTGCTCAACAACAAGAAGTGCAAGAATCAACTTCAATACAACAAGAAGAAGTGAAAGAAGAGAAACCGGTGGTGAAGGGCGTCACCCAGCCGAGGCCCGTTGAGCCACAAGTGAACGTACAAAGCAAGAACATGGGGCGGGAGTACGGTGGTCAATGGCTGAGCAGCACCACAAGACACGTGAGAATCTTTGCAGCATATATCGACCCTGAGACATGTGCTTTCGATCAAACACAGATGGATAAGCTCACCCTTATCCTTGATCCCACGGATGAGTTTGTTTGGACGCCGGAAACCTGCAACATGGTTTACTCGTACTTTCAGGAGCTTGTTGACCACTATGAG GGAGCACCATTGACGGAATACACATTACGACTTATTGGTTCAGACATAGAACACTACATTCGGAAACTGCTTTACGAGGGACATATACAATACAACATGAATGCAAGGGTCCTAAATTTCAGCATGGGTAAACCTCGGATCGGTTTCAGTTATAATGAATACCAAGTTGAAGATGTAAAtaagtag